One Zeugodacus cucurbitae isolate PBARC_wt_2022May chromosome 3, idZeuCucr1.2, whole genome shotgun sequence genomic region harbors:
- the LOC105217409 gene encoding transcriptional regulator ATRX homolog isoform X2 codes for MSRDIDQEVSDTLSTLLNFDEDNFLSQEEVEENLRNCPTIEHVSSLEKMYHNYSNNQSTSVIISDANDEETGATKNICPKEDMVVQKTHKQLEALKEFNDDSDPVYSLPNVHTVKNETLSKTLNNDFPEKEIVCSSKCRNDLRIVAVHGSKEISDGQTSAIASKDVTKNSTIPAIDIKMEFTCSSEQILEEQVGDYYMEEQYKEDINLNCGTPEIGIGIVNEITDTNYNNSHQHNDLLNKTNVEQDSHYIMNEDNDRDISHIMSDHNYTSQRQLNNGDSLRKLLLNHIVSKSCSSIAINLVNDFVDRTLESIDTFNTQGDRVHECCKNESLNIIDIFADGKSSKLTIFDKDLKALSQQQSVKAKCVDNETIKKDIPFEHKSESISSKTTNNSYENITMNISYIPSPQEICSEPLEWHLRDCSKKPSTISDTERKSKTDEVLQNSEQKMVAELQNISVGTQSEEYYANSLNNKKFENNVEKKNDVTPLKQILGNTDQMSSKTTLFCGDLEKLNNHYSENDDVVLDTADECNVNVKTEKELTTDVNTELNESNKLPTELEQKESDVQDNINFKTVNIFSVPSPLENCSEPMEHSTFDEAFDINCNEKLTVIHHLETLKSFAKSLQNDCDTFTSSTTSIENKLQKYLQEQLEIFKNIVKNSAAVRCEDKSIQTDSRLSKNKLRKLNQNNKHILLDPTDSSSSSDTSHTEALIKLPGNRIRTKWSSKNSELSSATEILGANKKESIAAEYDDGVPLAEYTQSEIFETETFCNEQFSNIRNVNKKNNLSNSDESDEGDTWQRTKSNAGANSIQNGAQNESDKENSAGKILSSKNSQNEGDREIERLINLNGLVKRTNQGAPKSADLNEKVKTKSITSKNKDIADDYIDDEIQPEIFSDGSISESEEEIITEKQFLKRCNENVKQQLLSDSDSEMSESDASDNIEEILSSNEGSSSPLVERFLKNFNVNESDEETEVYDKSDTKAATEHEPAEAKNTTIDKNKSNSSENSDCEVLDEMAASTQKQSKPKSLEKMLSVVEKRKKMNRLCDSISLSSESESSDVEAVDESKSRIKPMLRPEQLATVTREAQRNETERIRRLEKKHKMLTKLLKERPDVKGENNLILDYNEETKTFIKVHPDIVKYLKQHQRDGVKFMYETCYGGVEALKKSSGSGCILAHCMGLGKTLQLIALLHTVISYKELKTSKVLVLCPKSTVMNWADEIDRWLGPLKPKYYTFHDTSDINDKIQILKDWSQSTQNAAGILLIGYEAFRTLVFYHSYKNRSIAQSRLESIRNDVDKYLLSPGADLVVCDEGHIIKNSKSAISLAVSQIKTQKRIVLTGTPIQNNLKEYYSMVNFIKPLFLGTEKEFANLYANPIKNGQHKDSSKRDIQVMKQRSFVLHKKLSKFVQRKEAELLKTFLPQKYEYVLFVPMTKVQTVLYEHSLSIISKKEDRGKGLITDYTCLRKIWTHPKVLEDAWKNATAQKHRKDPRKNQNVNSDDDQPDDVYDSQTGVISVTNDWWRNLLTEKDLETILPSNKLRTMFEILRMCEEKGEKCLIFSAFVAVLNVVEYFFKKMNDKDPDTLKELKMSQGYQVKNTWILGKDYYRLDGKTPKLIRHEMIEQFNSVSNKRARVFLISSRAGGQGINLTGANRVIILDTSWNPSNDQQNIFRVFRLGQKKNCYIYRLLAMGTMEEKVYSRSVTKQAMSFRVVDEQQIDRHYSMAELTELYSLTMPDYENRPMPDCPQDSILASLLLNYPSLVYKYHEHDSLLENKVEQELSEQEKQDAWSAYERDQQLSTESRELPNTDELQNNISAPKFPSYMGSLSAFNQMSALFNYGNYSPATLSSYLPYLSHLGNYTSNQQYLEMRKRLAEGTFAYPDISTSLGSTAFGAPFSQNPTKSISTNPLISDLNMHSNPLQSNPLSALGDLSMFGLGAVGNHMSHNA; via the exons atgtcGAGAGATATCGATCAGGAGGTGTCGGATACTTTGAGTACTCTATTGAATTTCGATGAGGATAATTTTCTCAGCCAGGAGGAAGTTGAGGAGAATTTGAGAAACTGTCCAACCATTGAACATGTTTCATCTTTGGAAAAAATGTATCACAATTATAGTAATAATCAAAGCACCAGTGTCATTATAAGTGATGCTAATGATGAGGAAACTGGTGCCACCAAAAATATATGCCCAAAGGAAGATATGGTGGTTCAAAAAACCCATAAACAGTTAGAGGCCCTTAAAGAATTTAACGATGATAGCGACCCAGTTTATTCTCTTCCTAACGTGCATACTGTAAAAAACGAAACTCTTTCGAAAACACTAAATAATGATTTCCCTGAAAAAGAAATTGTTTGCTCATCAAAATGTCGCAACGATTTACGTATTGTAGCGGTTCATGGATCTAAGGAAATCAGTGATGGACAAACGAGTGCCATTGCTTCAAAAGACGTAACAAAAAATTCCACAATACCTGCTATCGACATTAAGATGGAATTTACATGTTCATCAGAACAAATTTTAGAAGAACAAGTTGGTGATTATTACATGGAAGAACAGTATAAGGaggatataaatttaaattgtggTACGCCAGAGATAGGAATAGGCATTGTAAATGAAATAACGGATACAAATTATAACAATAGCCATCAACACAACGATCTACTCAACAAAACTAACGTTGAACAAGATTCCCATTACATTATGAATGAAGATAATGACCGTGACATTTCACATATAATGAGCGATCATAATTATACTTCACAAAGACAATTAAATAATGGAGATAGTTTACGCAAACTTTTGTTAAACCATATTGTGAGTAAAAGTTGTTCCTCAATTGCCATAAATCTTGTCAATGATTTTGTGGACAGAACTTTGGAAAGTATTGATACATTTAATACCCAAGGAGATAGGGTTCATGAATGTTGTAAAAATGAATCATTGAACATAATCGATATTTTTGCCGATGGAAAATCCTCAAAATTGACGATATTTGATAAGGATTTAAAAGCTTTATCTCAACAACAGTCTGTTAAAGCAAAGTGCGTTGATAATGAAACCATTAAGAAAGATATACCATTTGAACATAAAAGTGAATCTATTTCctctaaaacaacaaataatagttatgaaaatattactaTGAATATATCTTATATACCTTCGCCACAAGAAATTTGTTCAGAACCCTTAGAATGGCATCTTAGGGATTGTTCAAAGAAACCAAGTACTATTTCAGATACTGAACGAAAAAGTAAAACTGATGAAGTATTACAAAATTCGGAACAGAAAATGGTTGCCGAATTACAAAATATCTCAGTTGGAACCCAGTCGGAAGAGTATTATGCGAACTCattgaacaataaaaaatttgaaaataatgttgaaaagaaaaatgatGTAACACCTTTGAAGCAAATATTGGGAAACACAGATCAAATGTCCTCAAAGACAACTTTATTTTGTGGAGATTTGGAAAAACTGAATAACCATTATTCCGAAAATGATGACGTAGTTCTTGATACTGCTGACGAATGTAATGTTAACGTAAAAACCGAAAAGGAATTGACTACAGATGTTAACACAGAGTTAAATGAAAGTAATAAATTACCAACAGAACTGGAGCAGAAAGAAAGTGATGTACAAGACAATATCAATTTCAaaactgttaatattttttctgttcCGTCACCATTGGAGAATTGTTCGGAACCAATGGAACACTCAACCTTCGATGAAGCATTTGATATTAATTGTAATGAAAAACTGACGGTTATTCACCATTTAGAGACACTAAAGTCATTCGCTAAATCTTTACAAAACGATTGTGACACGTTTACTTCGTCAACAAcatcaatcgaaaacaagcttcAAAAATATCTGCAAGAacaattggaaatatttaaaaatatagtaaaaaactCTGCCGCAGTTCGATGTGAAGATAAGTCGATACAGACTGACAGTAGATTATCTAAGAATAAATTACGTAAACTTAATCAAAATAATAAGCATATACTATTGGATCCAACGGATTCAAGCAGTTCAAGTGATACCAGTCATACTGAAGCTTTGATTAAACTACCGGGAAATAGAATTCGAACAAAGTGGTCATCAAAAAATTCGGAACTAAGTTCCGCAACAGAAATATTAGgtgcaaataaaaaagaaagcatTGCCGCGGAATATGACGACGGTGTTCCTTTAGCAGAGTATACGCAATCTGAAATATTCGAGACGGAAACATTTTGCAATGAGCAGTTCTCCAACATTAGAAatgtaaataagaaaaataatttaagtaatagCGATGAAAGCGACGAAGGAGATACTTGGCAACGTACGAAGAGTAATGCGGGAGCAAATTCTATACAAAATGGTGCACAAAATGAAAGCGACAAAGAAAATTCAGCCGGTAAAATCTTGAGTagtaaaaattctcaaaatgaaGGAGACAGAGAAATTGAACG CTTGATCAATTTGAATGGTCTGGTAAAGAGAACGAATCAGGGAGCGCCAAAATCAgccgatttaaatgaaaaagttaaaacaaaatCTATTACCAGTAAAAACAAAGATATAGCTGATGATTATATTGATGACGAAATTCAGCCAGAAATATTTTCCGACGGAAGCATAAGTGAA aGTGAAGAAGAGATTATAACGGAAAAGCAGTTTTTAAAGCGTTGCAATGAGAATGTAAAGCAACAATTGCTTAGTGATTCGGATAGTGAAATGTCTGAATCTGATGCCAGTGATAATATAGAAGAGATACTATCTAGCAATGAAGGAAGTAGCTCACCTTTAGTTGAAAGATTTCTGAAAAACTTTAATGTAAATGAAAGCGACGAAGAGACTGAAGTATACGATAAATCAGATACAAAAGCAGCCACAGAACACGAACCCGCTGAagccaaaaatacaacaatagatAAAAATAAGTCCAATTCATCAGAGAATTCTGATTGTGAAGTTTTAGATGAAATGGCGGCATCAACACAGAAACAAAGTAAGCCAAAATCGTTGGAAAAAATGTTGTCAGTTGTAGAAAAGCGAAAGAAAATGAACAGACTTTGTGACTCGATAAGTCTTAGTTCGGAAAGTGAATCGTCCGATGTGGAAGCAGTAGATGAGTCTAAATCTCGTATAAAACCAATGTTACGTCCAGAGCAGCTAGCAACCGTAACACGTGAAGCACAACGCAACGAAACTGAACGTATAAGGCGTTTggagaaaaaacacaaaatgctTACTAAATTACTGAAGGAGCGACCGGATGTAAAAGGCgaaaacaatttgattttagatTACAATGAAGAAACTAAAACCTTTATAAAAGTGCATCCGGATatagtgaaatatttgaaacaacATCAACGTGACGGAGTAAAATTTATGTACGAAACTTGTTATGGTGGCGTTGAGGCGCTTAAAAAAAGCTCTGGATCTGGTTGTATTTTAGCGCATTGCATGGGCTTGGGAAAAACACTACAG CTGATTGCACTGCTTCATACAGTTATTTCATATAAGGAATTGAAAACATCTAAGGTACTTGTATTATGCCCTAAAAGTACAGTCATGAATTGGGCCGATGAGATTGATCGCTGGCTAGGGCCACTAAAACccaaatattatacatttcatGATACGTC TGATATCaacgataaaatacaaatacttaAAGATTGGTCGCAATCAACTCAAAATGCCGCCGGTATATTGTTAATTGGCTATGAGGCTTTTAGAACACTGGTTTTCTATCATTCATATAAAAATCGCAGTATTGCGCAGTCACGATTGGAAAGCATACGCAACGATgtcgacaaatatttattaagtccAG GTGCCGATTTGGTGGTTTGTGATGAAGGACACattattaaaaatagcaaatcaGCAATTAGTTTGGCAGTGTCTcaaattaaaacacaaaaacgCATTGTTTTAACTGGCACTCCCATACAGAATAATTTAAAAGAGT atTACAGCATGGTGAATTTCATAAAGCCGCTCTTTCTGGGTACTGAAAAAGAGTTCGCTAACCTGTATGCTAATCCAATTAAAAATGGCCAGCACAAGGATTCTAGTAAGCGGGATATACAAGTAATGAAACAACGTTCCTTTGTGCTACATAAAAAGCTTTCTAAGTTTGTGCAG CGAAAAGAAGCTGAGCTTTTAAAGACCTTTTTGCCGCAAAAATACGAATATGTGCTGTTTGTACCAATGACAAAGGTTCAG aCGGTGCTTTATGAACACAGTTTATCAATAATATCTAAAAAAGAAGATAGAGGCAAAGGTTTGATCACAGATTACACATGTTTACGAAAG ATTTGGACCCACCCGAAAGTATTGGAAGATGCGTGGAAAAATGCGACAGCT caaAAGCACAGGAAAGATCCGCGAAAAAACCAAAATGTTAACTCAGATGACGATCAGCCTGATGATGTCTACGACAGTCAGACTGGGGTGATATCTGTGACGAATGATTGGTGGCGTAATCTACTTACAGAAAAGGATTTAGAAACTATATTGCCTAGCAATAAGCTGCGTacaatgtttgaaatattaCGTATGTGCGAAGAGAAGGGCGAAAAATG TTTAATATTCTCCGCTTTTGTAGCCGTTTTAAATGTTGTGGAATACTTTTTCAAAAAGATGAATGACAAAGATCCAGATACTTTAAAGGAattaa AAATGTCGCAAGGCTATCAAGTCAAAAACACATGGATACTCGGAAAGGATTACTATCGTTTAGATGGCAAAACGCCGAAACTGATACGTCATGAAATGATTGAGCAATTCAATTCGGTATCGAATAAACGAGCACGTGTTTTCTTAATATCCTCCAGAGCAGGCGGACAGGGTATTAATTTGACTGGCGCTAATAGAGTGATAATACTCGATACGTCATGGAATCCATCTAAcgatcaacaaaatattttccgtGTATTTCGTCTGGGTCAAAAGAAAAACTGCTACATTTATAGACTTCTTGCGATg GGCACAATGGAAGAAAAAGTTTACTCGAGATCGGTAACAAAACAAGCAATGAGTTTTAGAGTTGTAGACGAACAACAAATCGATCGTCATTATAGCATGGCAGAGTTGACTGAATTATACAG CTTAACAATGCCAGATTATGAAAATAGACCAATGCCGGATTGTCCACAGGATAGTATCCTAGCAAGTTTGCTTCTAAATTATCCATCGTTGGTGTATAAATACCACGAACATGATAGTTTACTCGAAAATAAAGTGGAGCAAGAATTAAGTGAGCAAGAGAAACAGGATGCTTGGTCCGCATATGAGAGGGATCAGCAATTAAGTACTG AAAGTCGCGAATTGCCAAATACGGATGA ATTGCAAAACAATATCTCCGCTCCGAAGTTTCCTTCATACATGGGTTCTTTATCAGCATTCAAT caaATGTCAGCACTTTTCAATTACGGTAATTATTCGCCTGCGACACTTTCATCGTACTTGCCATATCTTTCGCACTTGGGTAATTATACAAGCAATCAGCAATATTTGGAAATGCGCAAGAGACTCGCGGAAGGCACATTTGCCTATCCAGACATAAGCACTTCCCTGGGCAGTACAGCGTTTGGTGCACCATTCTCACAAAATCCAACGAAATCAATTTCCACGAATCCGCTCATATCCGACTTGAATATGCACAGCAATCCCTTGCAGAGCAATCCGCTCAGTGCGCTTGGCGATTTGAGCATGTTTGGCTTGGGTGCAGTAGGCAATCACATGTCGCACAAT GCATGA